Proteins found in one Diorhabda carinulata isolate Delta chromosome 11, icDioCari1.1, whole genome shotgun sequence genomic segment:
- the LOC130899475 gene encoding 40S ribosomal protein S23 — translation MGKPRGLRTARKHVNHRRDQRWADKDYKKAHLGTRWKANPFGGASHAKGIVLEKVGVEAKQPNSAIRKCVRVQLIKNGKKITAFVPRDGCLNHIEENDEVLVAGFGRKGHAVGDIPGVRFKVVKVANVSLLALYKEKKERPRS, via the exons ATGG GTAAACCCCGTGGATTGAGAACTGCTAGGAAACATGTGAACCATCGTAGGGACCAAAGGTGGGCAGACAAAGATTACAAAAAAGCACATTTAGGAACAAGATGGAAGGCTAATCCTTTTGGAGGAGCTTCTCACGCTAAAGGAATTGTTCTCGAAAAAGT agGAGTAGAAGCTAAGCAACCAAACTCTGCCATCCGTAAATGCGTTAGGGTGCAACTAattaaaaatggtaaaaaaattaCTGCCTTCGTACCAAGAGATGGTTGTCTAAATCACATCGAAGAAAACGATGAAGTTCTTGTAGCAGGTTTTGGACGTAAAGGTCATGCTGTAGGTGACATTCCTGGAGTTAGATTTAAg gtTGTTAAAGTAGCCAACGTTTCCCTTCTAGCCTTATATAAAGAAAAGAAGGAAAGGCCGAGGTCATAG
- the LOC130899474 gene encoding zinc finger protein 85-like, protein MNMDIRDDDDFQASLEPMVIINDEESFNENCKDNLSSHNNTDTHEIINFIGPEISIIPVRKRQQFKIKLFAREYSPSRDDTSDKVQSITRNTREKVRLVTKDEAQNATETYTKRKSSPLEKCPICKKYFRRMKTHLLKHEILNKAPEERLFCTLCHKVFNTQSNLLIHMRSHSGDRPHICEVCNKSFSQSCNLVNHMRVHTGEKPFKCPHCDRAFTQSGNLNNHIRLHTDEKPFKCHFCDKAFVQSGNLSSHIRNNHKFDNMPFQSLASVM, encoded by the exons ATGAACATGGACATTAGAGATGATGATGATTTTCAAGCATCTCTTGAGCCTATGGTTATTATAAATGATGAAGAAAGTTTTAATGAG aattgcAAAGATAATTTATCTAGTCACAATAATACTGATACtcatgaaataattaattttattggtCCAGAAATATCAATTATACCAGTTAGAAAAAGACAgcaattcaaaataaaactttttgctCGCGAATATTCACCGTCTAGAGATGATACCAGTGATAAAGTTCAAAGTATAACAAG aaatactCGCGAAAAAGTTCGATTAGTAACAAAAGATGAAGCACAAAATGCAACTGAAACATACACCAAAAGAAAATCTAGTCCCTTGGAAAAATGTCCAATATGTAAGAAATATTTCAGAAGAATGAAAACCCACCTTTTAAAACATGAGATATTAAATAAAGCCCCAGAGGAAAGATTATTTTGCACTTTGTGTCATAAAGTATTTAATACTCAAAGTAATCTTCTGATACATATGAGAAGTCACAGTGGGGATAGACCTCATATTTGTGAAGTTtgtaataaatcattttcaCAAAGCTGCAACTTGGTTAATCATATGAGAGTGCATACAg GAGAAAAACCTTTTAAATGTCCCCATTGTGATAGAGCGTTTACCCAATCAGGTAATCTTAATAATCATATTAGATTACATACCGATGAAAAACCTTTCAAATGTCATTTTTGTGACAAGGCTTTCGTTCAATCAGGAAATCTCAGTTCTCACATTAGgaataatcataaatttgaCAATATGCCATTTCAATCTTTGGCAAGTGTAATGTAG